Proteins co-encoded in one Rubrobacter naiadicus genomic window:
- a CDS encoding NAD-dependent malic enzyme: MEAIPSASYSLTIRVEYPHRAGALGQIMTAIGEAGGIVGAVDIVRMGQKRSIRDVTVNARDSEHGRRIIQAIEELPEVEIVNVSDRTFLIHLGGKIEVTPKRQLATRDDLSMAYTPGVARVCRAIAQDPERAFNLTIKRNTVAVVTDGTAVLGLGDIGPEAAMPVMEGKAMLFKTFADVDAFPICLDTKDPDEIVSVVRNIAPTFGGINLEDISAPRCFEIEERLKRELEIPVFHDDQHGTAVVTLAALINALKIVGKEMEDIKVVVNGVGAAGVACAKMLLAAGTRNIIGCDRRGIIYRGREGLDTSKGWFAENTNPEGLRGTLADAMEGADVFLGLSAPGVLKVEHVKKMARDPIVFAMANPDPEIRPEEAAGHARIIATGRSDYPNQINNVLCFPGIFRGALDVRARGIDEEMKLAAARAIAGVISEDQLSEDYIIPSVFDERVAPAVAEAVAEAAQRSGMARKVEDRNEVGITSSGF, translated from the coding sequence ATGGAGGCCATACCGAGCGCCAGCTACAGCCTCACGATAAGGGTCGAATACCCGCACCGGGCGGGGGCCCTGGGCCAGATCATGACCGCCATAGGCGAGGCCGGGGGGATAGTCGGGGCGGTGGACATCGTCAGGATGGGGCAGAAGCGCTCCATCCGGGACGTAACGGTCAACGCCCGCGACTCCGAGCACGGACGCAGGATCATCCAGGCCATAGAAGAGCTGCCGGAAGTGGAGATCGTGAACGTCTCGGACAGGACCTTCCTCATCCACCTCGGCGGCAAGATAGAGGTCACGCCCAAGCGCCAGCTCGCCACCCGCGACGACCTCTCGATGGCGTACACGCCCGGGGTGGCGAGGGTGTGCCGGGCGATAGCCCAGGACCCCGAACGTGCCTTCAACCTGACGATAAAGCGCAACACGGTCGCGGTGGTGACCGACGGGACGGCCGTTCTGGGGCTCGGGGACATAGGACCCGAGGCGGCGATGCCGGTGATGGAGGGGAAGGCGATGCTCTTCAAGACCTTCGCAGACGTGGACGCCTTCCCGATCTGTCTGGACACCAAAGACCCGGACGAGATCGTCTCCGTCGTCAGGAACATCGCCCCCACCTTCGGCGGGATAAACCTGGAGGACATCTCCGCGCCGCGGTGCTTCGAGATCGAGGAGCGCCTCAAACGGGAGCTCGAGATCCCGGTCTTCCACGACGATCAGCACGGGACGGCGGTGGTGACGCTCGCCGCGCTGATCAACGCCCTGAAGATAGTCGGCAAGGAGATGGAAGACATCAAGGTCGTCGTGAACGGCGTCGGGGCCGCGGGGGTGGCGTGCGCGAAGATGCTCTTGGCGGCGGGCACGAGGAACATCATCGGCTGCGACCGCAGAGGCATCATATACAGGGGGCGTGAGGGACTCGACACCTCCAAGGGCTGGTTCGCGGAGAACACCAACCCCGAGGGTCTCAGGGGCACGCTCGCGGACGCCATGGAGGGGGCGGACGTCTTCCTCGGGCTCTCGGCGCCCGGCGTGTTGAAGGTGGAGCACGTGAAGAAGATGGCGCGGGATCCTATCGTCTTCGCGATGGCCAACCCTGACCCGGAGATAAGGCCCGAGGAGGCCGCCGGACACGCCAGGATCATCGCCACCGGCAGGAGCGATTACCCCAACCAGATCAACAACGTCCTCTGCTTCCCGGGCATCTTCCGGGGGGCGCTCGACGTGCGGGCGCGCGGCATCGACGAGGAGATGAAGCTGGCCGCGGCCCGGGCTATAGCCGGGGTGATCTCCGAGGACCAGCTCTCGGAGGACTACATAATCCCCTCCGTCTTCGACGAGCGGGTGGCGCCGGCGGTGGCCGAGGCGGTGGCCGAGGCGGCCCAGAGGAGCGGCATGGCGCGCAAGGTCGAGGACAGGAACGAGGTGGGGATCACTTCTTCGGGCTTCTGA
- a CDS encoding (2Fe-2S) ferredoxin domain-containing protein: protein MARFCQIFVCANEGEGRCGSKGGGEILGLLREEARRRGLSPSVVLPNVCTRRHHEGPVVFVFPDDVWYTRVRPEDVPEIAERHLSGG, encoded by the coding sequence GTGGCGAGGTTCTGCCAGATATTCGTCTGCGCCAACGAGGGAGAGGGCCGGTGCGGCTCGAAAGGGGGCGGCGAGATCCTGGGCCTCCTCAGGGAAGAGGCGAGGCGCCGGGGGCTCTCGCCTTCGGTGGTGCTCCCCAACGTCTGCACCCGGCGGCACCACGAGGGGCCTGTCGTCTTCGTCTTCCCGGACGACGTGTGGTACACCCGCGTCCGTCCGGAGGACGTGCCCGAGATAGCCGAGAGGCATCTCTCAGGCGGATGA
- a CDS encoding NAD(P)/FAD-dependent oxidoreductase yields the protein MDHRARLVIVGAGFAGASLVRNLPAALRRPGATLLIDRAERHPFIPLVHEVVSGRVHPESLLSPLEPLCRGRCGFLRAEVEGVDLERHTLHTSDGRSIGYETLVLTPGSVPAAPPGHLEGHVRTFWSLEDALWLRDELARRWEDARRGGAVPPSVAIVGGGATGVELAAEVASLFSHLRRLVGRKPDPLPKVHLIEGEHRLLGWLSPYFHSVAVEELQRMGVEVRLGHFVDEADPEGVRAGGEKIPAPVKIWTAGVEASPLVRALPGEHDGMGRVRVSGNLTLPHHPEVYVLGDSALCEAPNHGTLPPTASVAVQQGPYVARDLGRRQRRIKRPPFRFFDRGYVVGLGPGNAVAEALGIRMRGPAAQALYRSILLYYMRSREGRLLTLSDWTLDPVLGRLGFSSSSA from the coding sequence TTGGACCACAGAGCGCGGCTCGTGATCGTGGGGGCAGGCTTCGCGGGGGCCTCGTTGGTACGCAACCTCCCCGCCGCGCTGCGTCGTCCGGGCGCCACCCTGCTCATCGACAGGGCGGAGCGCCACCCTTTCATCCCGCTCGTCCACGAGGTGGTCTCGGGCAGGGTGCACCCGGAGAGCCTGCTCTCACCCCTGGAGCCGCTCTGCCGGGGACGCTGCGGCTTCCTGCGGGCGGAAGTGGAAGGGGTGGACCTCGAAAGGCACACGCTCCACACCTCGGATGGGCGGAGCATCGGCTACGAGACGCTGGTCCTGACCCCGGGTAGCGTCCCCGCCGCACCTCCAGGACATCTGGAGGGGCACGTCAGGACGTTCTGGTCGCTCGAGGACGCGCTCTGGCTCCGCGACGAGCTGGCCCGAAGGTGGGAGGACGCCCGCCGGGGCGGTGCCGTACCCCCTTCCGTGGCCATCGTCGGTGGCGGGGCCACCGGCGTCGAGCTCGCCGCCGAGGTGGCGAGCCTGTTCTCCCACCTGCGAAGGTTGGTCGGGCGCAAGCCGGATCCCCTGCCCAAAGTGCACCTCATCGAGGGGGAGCACAGGCTCCTCGGGTGGCTCTCCCCGTACTTCCATTCGGTCGCGGTGGAGGAGCTACAGCGTATGGGCGTGGAGGTCAGGCTCGGGCACTTCGTCGACGAAGCCGACCCGGAGGGGGTGAGGGCCGGCGGAGAGAAGATCCCGGCCCCGGTGAAGATCTGGACGGCCGGAGTCGAGGCCAGCCCGCTCGTCAGGGCACTCCCCGGCGAGCACGACGGCATGGGGCGGGTGCGGGTGAGCGGCAACCTCACGCTCCCCCACCACCCGGAGGTCTACGTCCTCGGCGACTCGGCGCTCTGCGAGGCTCCGAACCACGGCACCCTCCCACCCACGGCCTCCGTCGCCGTCCAGCAGGGCCCCTACGTAGCCCGGGATCTGGGCCGCAGGCAGAGGAGGATCAAACGCCCCCCGTTCCGCTTCTTCGACCGCGGCTACGTGGTGGGGCTGGGTCCCGGCAACGCCGTGGCGGAGGCGCTGGGTATCCGCATGAGAGGACCCGCGGCGCAGGCGCTCTACCGCAGCATACTCCTGTACTACATGCGCAGCAGGGAGGGCCGGCTGCTCACCCTCTCCGACTGGACCCTCGATCCCGTGCTGGGGAGGCTGGGCTTTTCATCCTCATCCGCCTGA
- a CDS encoding alpha/beta fold hydrolase, with protein sequence MGVIVATIVLIACLLAFSSLVLGRVTDEVENPRGEDYVELEGSMIRYRVRGEGPPVLLVHGWLSSSRVWEVLAGALEDRFTVYSLDLRGFGESDKPLSGYGIRYGSRLLYAFCAYFGLSRVSVVGHDLGGTMAVKLAADHPEMVERLVLVSAPADGGQIDLPTPLWLATLPVIGPPFYLLGRRAGWLRRMWLRPFVTDRKALTQEVLEDAGRSTPAAVRRTLVMARRELSRGRIPRQARSVGCGVLLVTGDDDYIVDPEAANDWSGSMPQARVSVIEGCGHLPMVEYPEEFCSLVRGFLCEEQGGWTPSREEAGEPGPSKVPRDDLDETMDLVEEDDPAEGRRGLPEGIFEWPSDLDEERRRRGGEGPPGR encoded by the coding sequence ATGGGCGTGATCGTCGCCACGATCGTCCTCATAGCGTGCCTGCTCGCGTTCTCGTCGCTCGTTCTGGGGCGTGTCACCGACGAGGTCGAGAACCCGAGAGGGGAGGACTACGTGGAGCTCGAGGGCTCCATGATCCGTTACCGGGTGCGGGGCGAAGGCCCACCGGTGCTCCTCGTGCACGGCTGGCTCTCGTCCTCGCGGGTCTGGGAGGTCCTGGCCGGGGCGCTGGAGGACCGCTTTACCGTATATTCCCTGGATCTCAGGGGATTCGGGGAGTCGGACAAGCCGCTCTCGGGGTACGGGATCCGCTACGGCAGCCGGCTCCTCTACGCCTTCTGCGCCTACTTCGGGCTTTCCAGGGTCTCGGTGGTCGGCCACGACCTCGGTGGGACGATGGCGGTGAAGCTCGCCGCCGATCATCCGGAGATGGTCGAGCGTCTCGTGCTCGTCTCGGCTCCGGCGGACGGGGGACAGATCGACCTTCCCACCCCGCTCTGGCTCGCCACCCTGCCCGTGATCGGGCCTCCCTTCTACCTTCTCGGCCGGCGTGCCGGGTGGCTGCGGAGGATGTGGCTGCGCCCGTTCGTCACCGACCGCAAGGCGCTCACGCAGGAGGTCCTCGAGGATGCCGGGCGGTCGACCCCGGCCGCCGTACGCCGGACGCTGGTCATGGCGAGGCGTGAGCTCTCGCGCGGCAGGATACCGCGTCAGGCACGCTCCGTCGGATGCGGGGTCCTCCTCGTGACCGGGGACGACGATTACATAGTCGACCCGGAGGCGGCCAACGACTGGTCCGGGAGCATGCCGCAGGCCAGGGTGAGCGTCATCGAGGGGTGCGGTCACCTGCCCATGGTCGAGTACCCCGAGGAGTTCTGCTCGCTGGTGCGCGGGTTTCTCTGCGAAGAGCAGGGAGGATGGACCCCGTCTCGGGAAGAGGCTGGTGAGCCCGGCCCCTCCAAAGTACCGCGGGACGATCTCGACGAGACGATGGACCTCGTGGAGGAGGACGATCCGGCGGAGGGCCGCAGGGGCCTGCCGGAAGGGATCTTCGAGTGGCCGTCCGATCTCGACGAAGAGCGTCGCAGGCGCGGCGGGGAGGGTCCTCCGGGCCGCTAG
- a CDS encoding GNAT family N-acetyltransferase: MHAGHHTVRLAGPGDLQAVATLVVEGFRDQFEPIFGGRMSEAGEIMRRWIELEHELGGVSTLVVDRDPPADGIAASVGVRTGISREEELAQGLWQALRDSLGFWRASWSMFLLSYPRYRVNPSEAYIERLVVDEDCRRRGLARSLLREAEELGRRAGKRSAGLHVSGVNRPAIELYESAGYEAISRERSLVTSSFLGVRYWVYLKKRLS; the protein is encoded by the coding sequence ATGCACGCCGGACACCACACCGTGCGCCTCGCCGGTCCCGGGGACCTCCAGGCCGTGGCCACCCTCGTCGTCGAGGGCTTCAGGGACCAGTTCGAGCCCATCTTCGGCGGTCGAATGTCCGAAGCCGGGGAGATCATGCGCCGGTGGATCGAGCTGGAGCACGAGCTCGGCGGGGTCAGCACGCTCGTCGTCGACCGGGACCCCCCGGCCGACGGGATCGCCGCGAGCGTCGGCGTCCGCACGGGGATCTCACGAGAGGAAGAGCTGGCGCAGGGCCTCTGGCAGGCGCTGCGCGACTCCCTGGGCTTCTGGCGGGCGAGCTGGTCGATGTTTTTGCTCTCCTATCCGCGCTACCGGGTGAACCCTTCGGAGGCGTACATCGAGCGGCTGGTGGTGGACGAGGACTGCCGCAGGCGGGGCCTCGCGCGCAGCCTGCTCAGAGAGGCCGAGGAACTGGGTCGCAGGGCCGGGAAGCGGTCTGCCGGTCTGCACGTGAGCGGCGTGAACCGGCCGGCGATCGAGCTCTACGAGAGCGCGGGCTACGAGGCGATCTCCAGAGAACGATCGCTCGTCACGTCGAGCTTTCTGGGCGTTCGCTACTGGGTCTACCTGAAAAAGCGCCTCTCCTAG
- a CDS encoding ABC transporter permease translates to MRGVRWPSPRGSYRVWQREMTIFGKYWKTLTFPNFVEPMLYLAAMGLGLGAYIRQGGIGGESYVQYIAPGLLASNAMFAASFESTYNTFVKLKIDRIFDAIVATPVNAEDVVVGEYLWAGTRSALYGTGFLAVLVAIGELFLPGSPLITSWWGLLIPPFLFLTGVTFSVMGMLFTSLIERIDYYAYYFTLVITPLFLFSGIFFPVENFPAPVPQIAWLTPLYHAVNVCRALAQGPSAGTLVDLLWIVVFTALLAALPVRIMRRRLIG, encoded by the coding sequence ATGAGGGGCGTGAGGTGGCCCTCGCCACGCGGCTCCTACCGCGTCTGGCAACGGGAGATGACCATCTTCGGCAAGTACTGGAAGACCCTCACCTTCCCCAACTTCGTCGAGCCGATGCTCTACCTGGCGGCCATGGGGCTCGGGCTCGGAGCTTACATAAGGCAGGGCGGGATAGGCGGCGAGAGCTACGTGCAGTACATCGCGCCGGGGCTGCTCGCCTCCAACGCAATGTTCGCGGCCTCCTTCGAGAGCACCTACAACACCTTCGTGAAGCTGAAGATCGACCGGATCTTCGACGCCATAGTCGCGACCCCGGTCAACGCCGAGGACGTGGTCGTCGGGGAGTACCTGTGGGCCGGCACGCGGTCCGCGCTCTACGGTACGGGCTTCCTCGCCGTGCTCGTGGCGATAGGCGAGCTCTTCCTGCCCGGGAGCCCCCTGATCACGTCGTGGTGGGGGCTTTTGATCCCGCCGTTCCTGTTCCTCACCGGGGTCACCTTCAGCGTGATGGGCATGCTCTTCACCAGCCTGATAGAGCGCATAGACTACTACGCCTACTACTTCACGCTCGTGATCACGCCGCTCTTCCTCTTCAGCGGCATCTTCTTCCCGGTGGAGAACTTCCCGGCTCCCGTGCCCCAGATCGCCTGGCTCACCCCCCTCTACCACGCGGTGAACGTCTGCCGGGCCCTGGCGCAGGGCCCGTCCGCGGGCACGCTCGTGGACCTGCTCTGGATCGTCGTCTTCACCGCCCTGCTGGCGGCGCTGCCGGTACGCATCATGCGCCGCAGGCTCATCGGCTGA
- a CDS encoding ABC transporter ATP-binding protein — translation MKSIPETTAADGARTTVSARDLRKNYGEFEAVRGIDFEVRRGECFGFLGPNGAGKTTTMRMIYCSAVPTGGTLEVVGLDVRRDEREVKRRIGVVPQENNLDDDLKVRENLIVYGRYFDLPKKVIERRVDELLAFMELKDKADSAVEHLSGGMKRRLVIARALVNDPDLLILDEPTTGLDPQARHLVWERLRELAARGKTLILTTHYMEEAARLCDRLVIMWGGRIISEGTPEELIERHVSPQVLEFNADAGTLEALSELLEEDADAVEYGSTRDTLLVYAEEAEPLLEKVRASGLEAENTTYRRADLEDVFLRLTGRRLTD, via the coding sequence TTGAAGTCCATCCCAGAGACGACGGCGGCGGACGGTGCACGCACCACGGTCTCCGCGCGTGATCTGCGCAAGAACTACGGCGAGTTCGAGGCCGTACGCGGGATCGACTTCGAGGTCCGCCGGGGGGAATGCTTCGGGTTTCTGGGCCCGAACGGAGCCGGCAAGACGACCACGATGCGCATGATCTACTGCTCGGCGGTCCCGACCGGCGGCACCCTCGAGGTCGTGGGGCTGGACGTGCGCCGCGACGAGCGGGAGGTGAAGCGGCGCATCGGGGTCGTCCCGCAGGAGAACAACCTCGACGACGACCTGAAGGTGCGGGAGAACCTCATCGTCTACGGTCGCTACTTCGACCTCCCGAAGAAGGTCATCGAGCGGCGGGTGGACGAGCTCCTCGCGTTCATGGAGCTCAAGGACAAGGCCGACTCGGCGGTCGAGCACCTCTCCGGCGGGATGAAGCGCCGGCTGGTGATCGCCCGGGCGCTCGTCAACGACCCGGACCTGCTCATCCTGGACGAGCCGACCACCGGCCTCGACCCGCAGGCCAGACACCTCGTCTGGGAGCGCCTGCGCGAGCTGGCCGCCCGGGGGAAGACGCTCATCCTCACCACCCACTACATGGAGGAGGCCGCCCGCCTGTGCGACCGGCTAGTCATTATGTGGGGTGGGAGGATAATCTCCGAAGGCACACCCGAAGAGCTCATCGAGCGGCACGTGAGCCCGCAGGTCCTGGAGTTCAACGCCGATGCGGGCACGCTCGAAGCCCTCTCCGAACTACTCGAGGAGGACGCCGACGCCGTGGAGTACGGCAGCACCCGGGACACCCTGCTCGTCTACGCCGAAGAAGCCGAGCCGCTGCTCGAGAAGGTACGTGCCTCGGGGCTCGAGGCCGAGAACACCACCTACCGCAGGGCGGATCTCGAAGACGTCTTCCTCAGGCTCACCGGAAGGAGGCTCACCGACTGA
- a CDS encoding class E sortase, whose translation MRMILAVLAVLGLLAASGCGQSGSAQRGHSAAQTKSHPVSQSTHQRTGPQKKKSPDAKHEKKGGKKSSTALIKHPPSDPTLYLTIPKLGIYGDTVANTDSEAVMNQEAIKLPATGFPWQKGANTYIAGHRIGYAGTQSYYQFYELPAMKPGDKVILRDADGNTYDYVVTRVFAVTPQQVSVTEPVPGQTTVTLQTCITSLNDWWTIGPAMYSSSPSLDRLIVQAKQVAIHPAGKKG comes from the coding sequence ATGCGGATGATACTGGCCGTCCTCGCGGTGCTTGGTCTCCTCGCGGCCTCCGGCTGCGGGCAGAGCGGGAGCGCGCAGCGGGGCCACTCCGCAGCGCAGACGAAGAGCCACCCCGTCTCCCAGTCCACCCACCAGCGGACCGGGCCCCAGAAGAAAAAGAGCCCGGATGCGAAGCACGAGAAGAAGGGTGGCAAAAAGTCGTCCACGGCTTTGATAAAGCACCCGCCGAGCGACCCGACGCTCTACCTGACCATCCCCAAGCTCGGCATCTACGGGGACACGGTCGCCAACACGGATTCCGAGGCGGTCATGAACCAGGAGGCGATAAAGCTGCCCGCGACCGGCTTCCCCTGGCAGAAGGGGGCCAACACCTACATAGCCGGGCATCGCATAGGGTACGCCGGCACCCAGAGCTACTACCAGTTCTACGAGCTGCCCGCGATGAAGCCGGGTGATAAGGTCATCCTGAGAGACGCCGACGGCAACACCTACGACTACGTCGTCACCCGGGTGTTCGCCGTCACCCCGCAGCAGGTCTCGGTCACCGAGCCGGTGCCGGGGCAGACAACGGTCACGTTGCAGACCTGCATCACCTCGCTCAACGACTGGTGGACCATAGGCCCGGCGATGTACTCCTCCTCGCCGAGCCTGGACCGGCTCATCGTGCAGGCGAAACAGGTCGCGATCCATCCGGCCGGGAAGAAGGGGTGA
- a CDS encoding metallophosphoesterase family protein: MQMSDIHVGPSLFRPDLLEAAIEETNALRPDLVAIAGDLTTDGYRREFEEAKGYLDRIECENVCVIMGNHDARSVGYRHFEDIFGMREWSRVVRVPEGEAKVVGLDSTKPDLDEGEVGREHYAWLDSEFRGWERGPKILIVHHHILAVPGTGRDVNNLRDAGDVMAILRELKVDMVLAGHRHVPWVWSISGVRIVHSGTVSCMRVRGTSPPTYNVIDLDEESVRVTLREPGGKEEPLASFARRAPSTSRFYPDIERYVRYDKLPFQP; this comes from the coding sequence GTGCAGATGTCGGACATCCATGTCGGCCCGAGCCTCTTCCGACCCGACCTGCTCGAGGCGGCCATAGAGGAGACGAACGCCCTACGGCCCGACCTGGTGGCGATAGCCGGGGACCTCACCACCGACGGCTACCGGCGGGAGTTCGAGGAGGCGAAAGGTTATCTCGACCGCATAGAGTGCGAGAACGTCTGCGTGATAATGGGCAACCACGACGCCCGCAGCGTCGGATACCGGCACTTCGAGGACATCTTCGGGATGCGGGAGTGGTCGAGGGTCGTGAGGGTGCCGGAAGGGGAGGCGAAGGTCGTCGGGCTCGACTCGACCAAGCCGGACCTCGACGAGGGGGAGGTCGGCCGGGAGCACTACGCCTGGCTGGACTCCGAGTTCCGCGGCTGGGAGAGGGGGCCGAAGATCCTCATCGTCCACCACCACATCCTCGCCGTCCCCGGCACCGGACGCGACGTCAACAACCTGCGCGACGCGGGGGACGTGATGGCGATCCTGCGCGAGCTCAAGGTGGACATGGTGCTCGCCGGACACCGGCACGTGCCGTGGGTCTGGAGCATCTCGGGGGTGAGGATAGTGCACTCCGGTACCGTATCGTGCATGCGGGTGCGCGGGACCAGCCCCCCGACCTACAACGTCATAGACCTCGACGAGGAGAGCGTGAGGGTGACCCTGCGGGAGCCCGGCGGGAAGGAGGAGCCGCTCGCGAGCTTCGCCCGCCGGGCCCCCTCGACGAGCCGCTTCTACCCGGACATCGAGCGCTACGTCCGCTACGACAAGCTGCCGTTTCAGCCCTGA
- a CDS encoding glycine betaine ABC transporter substrate-binding protein — translation MVRRTGVVRKKKWLILAAALLAALILGGCGNVGSSSGNGPQASGGSSGGKGPVITVGSKNFTEEIILGNMYADALKAHGFRVQKKMNLGSVAICDRALQRGQIDLYPEYTGTSLEAVFHKSKTPKTPQATYQEAKKLYAARNPSDTMLQPAPYNNTYGIFVRKPVAEKYHLKTLSDLAKASPHLVFYSFSEFQHRQDGFPNIKRHYPNMNFKKTVVVNSIGLRYQGVLRGEGDVGIGFTTDGQLRSPKLVVLKDTKHIWPWYQPAPVVRTSVLKKHPEIKKILDEVSSHLSAKTMRRLNGEVDLDHKDPDQVARQFLKEQGLIK, via the coding sequence ATGGTGCGACGCACCGGTGTGGTACGCAAGAAGAAGTGGCTGATCCTCGCCGCGGCGCTGCTCGCGGCCCTGATCCTCGGCGGCTGCGGCAACGTCGGCTCGAGCAGCGGGAACGGACCGCAGGCGAGTGGTGGCTCCTCCGGGGGCAAGGGACCCGTTATCACCGTCGGCTCGAAGAACTTCACCGAGGAGATCATCCTCGGCAACATGTACGCCGACGCCCTCAAGGCCCACGGCTTCCGGGTGCAGAAGAAGATGAACCTCGGTTCGGTCGCCATCTGCGACCGGGCGCTGCAGAGGGGTCAGATAGACCTCTACCCGGAGTACACCGGGACCTCCCTCGAGGCGGTCTTCCACAAGAGCAAGACACCGAAGACCCCGCAGGCGACCTACCAGGAGGCGAAGAAGCTCTACGCCGCGCGCAACCCGTCGGACACGATGCTCCAGCCCGCCCCCTACAACAACACCTACGGCATCTTCGTCAGGAAACCGGTGGCCGAGAAGTACCACCTCAAGACGCTCTCCGACCTCGCTAAAGCCTCCCCGCACCTGGTCTTCTACTCGTTCTCCGAGTTCCAGCACCGCCAGGACGGCTTCCCGAACATAAAGCGCCACTACCCGAACATGAACTTCAAGAAGACGGTCGTGGTCAACAGCATCGGGCTCCGCTACCAGGGCGTCCTGCGCGGCGAGGGGGATGTCGGGATAGGCTTCACCACCGACGGCCAGCTGCGCTCGCCGAAGCTCGTGGTCCTCAAGGACACCAAGCACATCTGGCCCTGGTACCAGCCGGCTCCGGTCGTGCGCACGAGCGTGCTCAAGAAGCACCCGGAGATAAAGAAAATCCTGGACGAGGTCTCCTCGCACCTGAGCGCGAAGACCATGCGCCGCCTCAACGGCGAGGTCGACCTGGACCACAAGGACCCGGACCAGGTGGCCCGGCAGTTTCTCAAGGAGCAGGGTCTGATAAAGTAG
- a CDS encoding ABC transporter permease translates to MMGGLFRVFGRPEFPGAVARHVELSAAALLVAVAISVPLALLVNRSPVASLIAVNIGNIGRAVPSLALLALAMPFLGFGFAPALVALAALGIPPILINAATGLREVSREVVDAAKGMGLSNLQILTRIQLPIAAPVIFAGIRTSAVQIVASATLATFIGGGGLGDIIVEGFQLSSTPVLLAGAFTVAALAIVTEVVFGALERVFTPEGLKVAKRRQAKR, encoded by the coding sequence ATGATGGGAGGACTGTTCCGGGTCTTCGGGCGCCCCGAGTTCCCCGGCGCGGTCGCGCGACACGTCGAGCTCTCGGCGGCGGCGCTCCTCGTGGCCGTCGCGATCTCGGTGCCGCTCGCGCTCCTGGTGAACCGCTCCCCGGTCGCATCCCTCATCGCCGTAAACATCGGCAACATCGGGCGGGCGGTGCCCTCGCTGGCGCTGCTCGCGCTCGCGATGCCGTTCCTGGGCTTCGGGTTCGCACCCGCGCTCGTCGCGCTCGCAGCGCTCGGCATCCCTCCCATTCTCATCAACGCCGCCACGGGTCTGAGGGAGGTCAGCCGGGAGGTGGTGGACGCGGCGAAGGGCATGGGTCTCTCGAACCTGCAGATCCTCACCCGTATCCAGCTCCCGATAGCGGCCCCGGTCATCTTCGCCGGGATACGCACCTCGGCGGTGCAGATCGTGGCGAGCGCGACCCTGGCGACGTTCATCGGGGGCGGTGGGCTCGGGGACATCATCGTCGAGGGCTTCCAGCTCAGCAGCACGCCCGTGTTGCTCGCCGGAGCCTTCACGGTCGCGGCGCTCGCGATCGTAACCGAGGTCGTCTTCGGTGCGCTCGAGAGGGTCTTCACCCCCGAGGGCCTGAAGGTGGCGAAAAGACGTCAGGCGAAAAGATAA
- a CDS encoding ABC transporter permease produces the protein MIALQGLEGPLFDWSWVRSHLTSEIIPALVGHVYLSFVSVAIALVISLPTGVLVARYRKAYAPVTLVTGVLYTIPSLALFAILVVVPGVGVGPKAVIIALVAYSLLVLIRNVVAGIDSVPPETIDAARGMGLTEGQILLKVELPLALPVIIAGIRIATVTVIGIATIGAYVAGGGLGALIFDGIDRSFPTMVITGAILATALAVAADLLLLGIEHYFRPWARAAGRRG, from the coding sequence GTGATCGCCCTGCAGGGGCTCGAGGGGCCGCTCTTCGACTGGTCCTGGGTGCGCTCCCATCTCACCTCGGAGATCATCCCGGCCCTCGTCGGGCACGTCTACCTCTCCTTCGTCTCGGTCGCGATAGCGCTCGTGATCTCGCTCCCGACCGGCGTGCTCGTGGCTCGCTACCGCAAGGCCTACGCCCCGGTGACGCTCGTGACGGGGGTGCTCTACACGATCCCGAGCCTCGCGCTCTTCGCCATCCTCGTCGTCGTGCCGGGGGTGGGGGTCGGTCCGAAGGCCGTGATCATAGCGCTCGTGGCCTACTCGCTGCTGGTGCTCATACGCAACGTCGTCGCCGGGATAGACTCGGTCCCTCCCGAGACGATAGACGCGGCGAGAGGGATGGGGCTGACCGAGGGCCAGATCCTGCTCAAGGTCGAGCTGCCGCTCGCGCTGCCCGTGATCATCGCCGGCATCCGCATAGCGACCGTCACCGTGATCGGGATAGCGACCATCGGGGCGTACGTCGCGGGCGGGGGGCTCGGGGCGCTCATCTTCGACGGGATAGACCGCAGCTTCCCGACGATGGTGATCACCGGCGCCATCCTCGCCACCGCGCTCGCGGTGGCGGCGGACCTCCTGCTGCTCGGGATCGAGCACTACTTCAGGCCCTGGGCCCGCGCCGCCGGGAGGAGGGGATGA